Genomic window (Salinibacterium sp. M195):
CGCCAGCTTCGCACTGTTGTGGGCTCTGGCCCTGCACGACAAACGTGCGGAAGACTCCCACTTTTCGGATGCCCTTTCACTGATCGAAGCGAACGCGAGCGACCCACGGCCGCTAGTCACTAAAAGCGCAGACGATGGCGCTTCGGGCAATCGTTCAGAAACGCCCGCAGCTTCGCTCTCAAGTGGCCGCGCTCGTGCGCGAGCGGCGGGACTCAGACGACGCCTCTACCCGCCGAGTGGTGCGTCCGATCGAAAAAGTTTTGATTAGCTACCCGACACCATGATGCCAGTGACCCGCGTGGGGATTGCGGCTAGGCGCGAGCATCCGCTTCTGGAGTGATCGCAGCTTCAGGGGCAAGCCAGACAGGCTGAGGGTCAGTAGGTACGGAGAGACCGGCAAGCCGGAACGGCACCCTCTTCGATACTCAACGTGAGCGCCGGGTGGTCAATGAGTTGTCAGGCGCGACTGATTCACTACCATCATGGATGCCGCATCGCTCAGTCCCGTCGGGTACGACCCTGATTTCCTTGATGTGCCTGTGCCTCTCCCCGCGCCGACCGCGAGCGCCCCGATCCGCGAGTTGCCGTACACGCATTTCACGGTGAGCCTGGATCCGACCCGGCGGCTCGCCCGCGCGACCGGGGTCAATATCGATGGCGACCAGCTTGTTAATGTTGGTCGCGGCAATGACTGGCACAGTGATCCGCGCCTCCCCGCGCATGAACAGACCGGCGAGGCGGTGTATGCACGCAACGATCTCGATCGCGGGCACCTCGTGCGGCGTCGCGACCCCGTCTGGGGCGACGAGGCGACCGCGGCCCAAGCGAACTTTGACACTTTTGCTTTCACGAATGCTGCACCTCAAGCTGCAGGGTTCAACCAGTCGAAAGAATTGTGGCTCGGTCTCGAAGATCATGTACTGAACTACGCCCGCACGAACAGGAACCGCATCAGCGTGTTTACGGCGCCCGTGCTCGGGAAGCAATGATCCGGTCTACCGCGGCGTCGGCATCCCGCTACTCTTCTGGAAGATCGCAGCGTGGATATCCACCATCGATGGCGGTGTTGAACTCCGAGCTGCCGGGTTCGTTCTTGACCAGCGCCCGCAGCTCGCCGATGTTGACCTTGAAGAGGCTCGCGCCCTCGCACTCCTCAAGGGCGATCCCCCGCCCCTCGGCCCCTTCCGCACCTTCCAAGTTCCGATCGTTGACATTGCTGCGATCACCGGGCTCGTGCTGGGCGTTCTCGACTCAGCGGACGTGCTCGAGCCAGCTCTGGCCGCGACCACGCCGGGAAAGCTTGAGGAGCGCTGGGTCGAGTTGACCACGACAGCGAGCGTGCGCCTCTAGCCTGCTCCGAGTCGCCCTCGCAGGTCGAACTGACGCAGGCTAAGCGCGCGACGGGCGGGCTGAGATATCTGCGATCGCATCCGCGAGGTCAGGATGCTCGAACGTGAAGCCCGCCTCGGTGAGGGTGCCGGGCACAACCCAGCGGCTTTTTGAGGATGAGTTCGGGTTCGGTTCGCAGCACCCACATGGCGGGCTCGAGCATCCATCGCCAGGCCTGCAAACCGAATGGCGCACCGACCGCGCGACGGAGGATGCTCATGAGGGTGCGGTTGTCTGAGGGGTTGGGGCTCGCGACGTTGACCGGCCCGGTGATCGTGTCGGTGTCGCGCACGAAACGGATCGCGCGAACGACGTCGTGGAGGTGAACCCAGCTGAACTTTTGGCGCCCAGCGGTCTTGTGGCCTTCTGCGCGACCGGTACCCGAGGGAGTCGGGCCGATGCCGCGGTAACGGTTGTGGCCAAACCACCAGCCATCGATTTGGGGGCCGCCGAGACCGAAGCGTGCGAGGCGGAGCAACAGGTTCGTGGCCGGGCCATCACCCAGCACGATCGCCATGCGGAGGGCGACGCGGCGAGTCTGCGGCAGGTCACCCTCGAAGAATTCGTTCTCCCAATTGCGGGCAACATCCACCGAGAATCCTTTGCCGAGCTCGCCATTGTCGTCGCTGTTGGGGCGGTCGGTTGAATGGCGGTAGATGGTCGCCGTTGAGGCGTTCATCCAGAGAGCAGGCGGAGCGGATGCCGCAGCCATCGCCTCTCGCAATGCCCGAGTCGTTTCGACCCGCGAGCGCAGAATCTCGTTGCGGTTCTTGTCGTTGTAGCGGCAGTTCACTGATTTGCCCGCAAGGTTGACGACGATCGCTGAGCCGTCGATGACTCGGGCGATAGCGGGAGGGTCGCTCCACGCGACTGCGGCACTGCGTCCGATCAGTCGAACGTCGTAACCGTCCTCGCGAAATGCCTGCGCAATCGCTGGCCCGACGAATCCACTTGCCCCGGCGATAACCGCGATAGGTTTCGCTGCGCTTGGTTTCGCCGCCGGTCGTGCTGCCTCTTGTGCCTCTGCCATGACGCCCCCCATCAGACTGAAAATTTCTCACTCAGTCTATCGAGCCAAGGCGTCTACGCGTGCGCTGGCGCTGAAGCCCACACGAGCTCTCGCGCCAGATCGATGCTCACAGAGAGGGTGTCGATCGGGAGTTGCTGAGTGACGAGAGCGCCCTCGTGCAGCACCAAAAGTTGGGTGGCGAGCGCGTCAGGGGCCGAGCATCCAGCAGTCGTTGCAAGCTCGCTAAACAAATCGACTAACCACTGCTTCTGCTGGGTAGCAATCAGGTGCGCGGGATGAGCGGGGTCGGGCAGCTCGGCGAGCGCGTTGATGAAGGCGCAGCCGCGGGGGTTGTTCTGGTTCCAGATGCGTTGGGCTTCGAGCGGGGCGAGTACTGCCTCGATGGGCGACCCGGCAGCAGCGATTGTTTCGCGAACGAGCAATTGCCAGCGCTGTTCGCGCTCCTCGAGGTAGGCGACCACGAGCTGATCTTTCGATCCGAACTGGTTGTAAAGGGTGCGCTTGGTCACGCCCGAGTGCTCGGCGATGAGGTCGACGCCGACCGCCGTAATGCCGCGGCTATAGAAGAGGTCGCCAGCAGCATCAAGGATGCGGTGCCCCGCGGCCGTCATCGGTTTCGTCTCCGACATTCGACACTCCTTTACTGATCGGTGTACTGTGGAGCAGGTTCACAGATCAGTATACCCGCGAGGAGTCTCCCCCATGAACGTTCCCACCACCATGCGTGCCGTGCAGCTCACCCAGCACGGAGGGCCCGCGGTGCTTCAATTGGCTGAGGTCGCGACTCCCGTTCCTGCAGCGGGGGAAGTTCTCGTCAAAGTGAGCGCCGCCGCCCTCAACAACACTGACCTGTGGACGCGTGAGGGGCGAATATGGGCTTCCCGGACCTCGTGCCGGGTGGCGCGGTCCGCTCGACTTTCCACGCATCCAGGGAGCGGATGTTGTTGGTCACATTGCCGCTGTGGGCGATGGCGTCGACGAAAGCGTGCTCAATTCGCGCGTCGTGATCGACCCCGCTGTCTACGATGTCGACCAACCCGATGCAAACATCACCGGGCTGATGGGCAGCGAACGCGACGGTGGCTACGCCGAGTATGTGACGGCGCCAGCCAACCGCATCCACGACGTGACGGAGTCGAGCCTCAGCGACGATCAGCTCGCCGCCCTCCCCATCTCCTATGGCACGGCCCTCGGCATGATCGAACGCGGCCGACTCCAAGCGGGTGAAACCGTTCTCGTTTCGGGAGCATCCGGCGGCGTTGGTGTTGCCCTCGTGCAGTTGGCACGCGCTCGCGGTGCCCGTGTCATCGCCATTAGCAGTGGCTCCAAGATTCAGGCGGTTCTGGATGCCGGCGCTCACGTTGCCGTCGACCGCGCGGCAGACGTCGCCGAGCAAGTGCGCGCAGCTGCACCCAACGGCATCGACGTCGCCCTCGATGTCGTCGCCGGAGACCTCGTTCACGACGGACTCCCCCTGCTGCGCAAGGCCGGCCGCTGGGTCGTTGCCGGAGCCCTCGGCGGTCACACGATCGGCTTCGACGTGCGCGACCTCTACCTGCACAACCTGCAACTCATCGGCTCCACCATGCACACCCCTGAGCACTTCGAACTACTCATGGGCATGGCGCGACGCTCAGAAATTGTGCCCATCGTCGCGGCAACGTTCCCGCTTGAGCAGGCAGCCCAGGCGCAGGAGGAACTTGCTCGCCGGGCGCACGTCGGCAAGATCGTTTTGCACCCGTGAGCTGACTCGCTTATCGCTCGCGCCCACCAAGCACCGCGCTGACAACAAGGAGCAGGAGCGCGCCCAACGCGAGTGCGCCCAACGCGGCCGGCACGCCACTCGCCTGAATGAGCACGCCCGCCAGCGCGCTTCCAGCGGCACCGCCAATGTTGTGGCTTGTGTTCACCCACGTCATGGCCGAGTTCTGCTGGTGCTCCCCGCCCGAGGTGTGCGCGGCAACATAGGTCACGATCATCACCGGCGAGAAGAAGAGCCCGGCCACGATCAGCACCACGCTAACCGCAACAGCACCCGTGACGACGGCCACGAGAGAGGTGCTTGCGAGAAGCACGACCGAAAGAATGACGAGTTGTCTGGCGGGGGAACCGGGCACCTTAAGTGCCCCATACAGGAGCCCGCCGAGTGCACTCCCCCAGCGAACAGGCCGAGCGCGATGCCCGCGGCGGCCGATCCGCCATAGGAGGCCAGAGCAACCGGTACCGCGACGCTGAGCGAGCCCGCAACGCTTCCCGCGATGAGAGCCGGCAAGAGAAGACCCACGAAACGAGCATCCAGAATCAACGGCCTGAGCTTGGGGAGTTCGTCGCCCACCGCCGAAAACCGACGTTCGCGCGGCCTCATCGCCCCAACAGCGGGAGTGGCAATGAAGAGAAGGCCACCCGCGAGCACCAATACTGCGGGAATGATGAGCGCGACCCCTGGAGCGATGAAAGCCAACGCCACTCCAGAAATCGCCGGGCCAACGAGGTAGAGCAGCTCTTCCACGACTGCGTCGAAACTTAGACCCTTCTTGAGCAGCTCGGGATTCGGGGTCAACGATCCCCACGCCACCCGCATCGTCGGGCCCACCGGCGGGGCGACGGCTCCAGCTATCGTTGCAAGAATCACCAGTTGAACCCCGGGCCCGCTAAGCAACGATGTGGTTGCTAGCACCCCGAGCGTGGCGCTGAACAGCACCACCAAAATCGCGAGCACACGGCGAGCACCGTAACGATCGATGAGCGACGCCCGCACCGGTGCCAGTACACTCGCGGCCGCCCCGTAGAGAGCAAGAGCTGCACCGGCTAGCGCAACAGAATCGGTCGCCTCCACCACCGCATAAAACAGCGGGAAGCAAGACCAGCGCGTACGCCGCACGACCGATCAGGGCCGTGCCAAAAGTCAGCGGCACACGGGGCAGCGAAAGTGCGTCGCGGTAGCGAGTAGTCACAGCCCGGGGCATCCGTTCACTGACTCGACGCTTCAACAGGCGGCGTGCCATTCGTCCGCAAACTCTTCGACCGTCTTCTGCTCGAGGTCGCGCCGCACTACGCGGAGAAGCTGATCCGCCTCTTCGACGGAATCGACGGACGTGCGGATGACCTCTTCGCCGGTCGTGCGGCGCACCACAACAAGATCGGCACCGGGCCCTCTCGGGGTGGTATCTCCCATCAGGAGGCTCCCTACAAGCTCGATCGCAAACCGGGCAGCATGACGAACCGGGTGGTCACGGCGCTTCTCGATAAGAGCTTCAAGGTGTTCGGCCGCACGATCCTGCTCAGACACGCTGCACTCCTTCTTTCACATGCGGAATCCACTAAACTGAGTCTATATCAGTTCACTCATGATCTTGCGCCTCCTCAGAGCTGCAGCCCAAACAACTCCACCTCGCTTAGGCTGATTCCAGCGGTCTGAGCGACCGGATGCTGGCAAGAGGATTCCGACAATGACAACCACCCCCCGAGTACGTTCCCACCGTTGTTTTGTCGAAAGCGTCGGCAGGTGGCGCTCATGAGAAGCCCGAGCTCACGGCGCTCATTCATGGGCTCGAAGCATCCATGAAATCAGCCATCGAAGCTACCGGTGCCCGCGTCATTAGTGTTGACGGTTTTACCGCCGCTGACGTGGATGCTGCGCTCAGCCAGGCAGACGGCGTTGTGCTGCTCGGCGGTGGTGATGTTGACCCCGACGAGTATGGGGCAACAGAGCGGCATCCGAAGCTCTACAACATCGACCGCACCACCGACGGCGTCGACATCGAACTCGTGAACCAGGCCACCGAGCGTCGCCTGCCGATCCTCGCCATTTGCCGAGGGATGCACATCGTGAACGTCGCGCGCGGAGGCACGCTCATTCAACACCTCGAACCCAGCGCTGTCGTGCACAGTGGCAAAGGCGTCGATGCGATGGTCGACCACGACGTCACGCTCGCGCCCGCATCGCAGCTTTCCGAACTCTATGGCGACGGCACAATGACGATCCGTTCCGGCCATCACCAAGCGGTGGATGTCGTGGGCGCCGGACTCACCGCCACCGGCCGTGCTGCTGACGGCGTGGTCGAAGCAGTGGAAAGCACCGACCCGACCTCTCCCCTTATTGCCGTGCAGTGGCATCCCGAAGACGACAAATCGAGCGAACGCGACCGCGAACTGCTCTTCGGCTGGCTCACCACACAGGCGCGAGAGTTTCACGAACGTCAAGCCGAACTCGCGGGTTGACTTGAGTGCGGCCAACGCGCAACGTCCGCATGAATCTAGTTACCTGAACAACTGAAGCATCCTTGCGATTGGATGCCCGGGCTGCAACTCTGAACGCATGCGGATATCGATCGTCGTCGTCCTTGCCGTCGGCGCAGCACTCACCCTTGCGGGGTGCGTGGCCTCGACGGAGCTGCAGGCAGACGCCGTTGTTGAGGATGCGGAAATACCGGAGTGGCTACACGACAGTCTCGATGTCCCGTCATCCGAACTTGTGTTCCTCGGCGAGGAAGACGAAATGACCGTCTACGCGAGCCTGGACAAAGACGGCAACCAGTGCGTCATTGCTATTCTTGCGCCGTCGTCAACCAGCAATGGTGATGACGGAGCCACCTCGACTAGCTGCACTTCTCCGCTTGATTTTGCGAGCGACGGCGCACGAGTAACCGTTGGCGGTGGCGGTCACAGCGGC
Coding sequences:
- a CDS encoding TetR/AcrR family transcriptional regulator; the encoded protein is MSETKPMTAAGHRILDAAGDLFYSRGITAVGVDLIAEHSGVTKRTLYNQFGSKDQLVVAYLEEREQRWQLLVRETIAAAGSPIEAVLAPLEAQRIWNQNNPRGCAFINALAELPDPAHPAHLIATQQKQWLVDLFSELATTAGCSAPDALATQLLVLHEGALVTQQLPIDTLSVSIDLARELVWASAPAHA
- a CDS encoding DNA/RNA non-specific endonuclease, with the protein product MDAASLSPVGYDPDFLDVPVPLPAPTASAPIRELPYTHFTVSLDPTRRLARATGVNIDGDQLVNVGRGNDWHSDPRLPAHEQTGEAVYARNDLDRGHLVRRRDPVWGDEATAAQANFDTFAFTNAAPQAAGFNQSKELWLGLEDHVLNYARTNRNRISVFTAPVLGKQ
- a CDS encoding zinc-binding dehydrogenase → MRGEYGLPGPRAGWRGPLDFPRIQGADVVGHIAAVGDGVDESVLNSRVVIDPAVYDVDQPDANITGLMGSERDGGYAEYVTAPANRIHDVTESSLSDDQLAALPISYGTALGMIERGRLQAGETVLVSGASGGVGVALVQLARARGARVIAISSGSKIQAVLDAGAHVAVDRAADVAEQVRAAAPNGIDVALDVVAGDLVHDGLPLLRKAGRWVVAGALGGHTIGFDVRDLYLHNLQLIGSTMHTPEHFELLMGMARRSEIVPIVAATFPLEQAAQAQEELARRAHVGKIVLHP
- a CDS encoding gamma-glutamyl-gamma-aminobutyrate hydrolase family protein — protein: MKSAIEATGARVISVDGFTAADVDAALSQADGVVLLGGGDVDPDEYGATERHPKLYNIDRTTDGVDIELVNQATERRLPILAICRGMHIVNVARGGTLIQHLEPSAVVHSGKGVDAMVDHDVTLAPASQLSELYGDGTMTIRSGHHQAVDVVGAGLTATGRAADGVVEAVESTDPTSPLIAVQWHPEDDKSSERDRELLFGWLTTQAREFHERQAELAG
- a CDS encoding MFS transporter: MEATDSVALAGAALALYGAAASVLAPVRASLIDRYGARRVLAILVVLFSATLGVLATTSLLSGPGVQLVILATIAGAVAPPVGPTMRVAWGSLTPNPELLKKGLSFDAVVEELLYLVGPAISGVALAFIAPGVALIIPAVLVLAGGLLFIATPAVGAMRPRERRFSAVGDELPKLRPLILDARFVGLLLPALIAGSVAGSLSVAVPVALASYGGSAAAGIALGLFAGGVHSAGSCMGHLRCPVPPPDNSSFFRSCFSQAPLSWPSSRVLLRLAWC
- a CDS encoding DNA translocase FtsK 4TM domain-containing protein is translated as MAVVTGAVAVSVVLIVAGLFFSPVMIVTYVAAHTSGGEHQQNSAMTWVNTSHNIGGAAGSALAGVLIQASGVPAALGALALGALLLLVVSAVLGGRER